A stretch of the Terriglobia bacterium genome encodes the following:
- a CDS encoding ABC transporter ATP-binding protein: MNRMPPRYREEHPKKPLKAANVYRDLRDLIWPRRRLFALGLVLVFINRVASLVLPGSTKYLMDNVVGQRREDLLYPIVGAVALAIAIQAVTSFALTQILSTSAQRLIADMRINVQKHIGRLPVRYYDANKTGALVSRIMSDVEGVRNLVGTGLVEFIGGIFTAVIAFGLLLRISPMLTFVGIGFMAFFSVILRTAFKSIRPIFRERGKINAEVTGRLTESLGGVRVVKGFHAEEREAAVFEGGALRLFENTQQTLFASSAISLISTVLMGAVSITVMVLGGKMILRHQLTIGDFFAFTLYMGFMVAPVFQMVNIGTQITEAFAGLDRMHEVMAEEPEHIDPQRTVSIGRVAGTLRFDDVSFEYEAGKPVLHGVSFDAIPGTVTALVGSSGSGKSTMIGLVAAFAKPASGRVLVDGLDLSTVRLESYRSQLGVVLQDNFLFDGTIKENVLFGRPTASDEEVLRATVIARVDEFVLKLDKGLDTVVGERGVKLSGGQRQRVAIARAILADPRILILDEATSSLDTESEALIQEGLAALMAGRTTFVIAHRLSTIRNADQILVLEHGRIVERGTHQQLLAQGGRYFDLYTRQAGLEANRFINPGEKAPETDVESRPERKNGSEGVGGVARDLLGFTRGSRS; the protein is encoded by the coding sequence ATGAATAGAATGCCTCCACGTTACCGGGAAGAACACCCGAAGAAGCCATTGAAGGCTGCCAATGTCTATCGCGACTTGCGCGACCTGATCTGGCCCCGGCGCCGGCTGTTTGCGCTCGGACTGGTCCTGGTCTTTATTAACCGGGTGGCGAGCCTGGTATTGCCGGGGTCAACCAAATATCTGATGGACAATGTGGTAGGGCAAAGGCGGGAAGACCTTCTTTATCCGATAGTTGGAGCCGTTGCTCTGGCGATTGCGATTCAGGCGGTAACCTCATTTGCGCTGACTCAGATTCTGAGCACTTCGGCTCAGAGGCTGATCGCAGACATGCGGATCAATGTTCAAAAGCACATCGGGCGGCTGCCGGTCCGCTACTACGATGCGAACAAGACGGGAGCGCTCGTTTCCCGGATCATGTCGGACGTGGAGGGGGTCCGGAATCTCGTCGGCACCGGACTCGTGGAGTTTATCGGCGGGATCTTCACGGCCGTGATTGCGTTTGGGTTGCTTTTGAGAATCAGCCCGATGTTGACGTTCGTGGGTATCGGTTTCATGGCGTTTTTCAGCGTGATCCTGCGGACAGCGTTCAAGTCCATCCGGCCAATCTTCCGGGAAAGAGGGAAAATCAACGCCGAGGTCACGGGGCGTCTGACCGAATCGCTCGGGGGAGTTCGAGTCGTGAAGGGCTTTCACGCCGAGGAACGTGAAGCGGCGGTATTCGAGGGCGGCGCGTTGCGGCTGTTCGAGAATACCCAGCAGACACTTTTTGCGAGTTCGGCGATCAGCCTGATATCGACGGTGCTGATGGGCGCTGTCAGCATTACGGTCATGGTGCTTGGCGGCAAGATGATTCTGCGGCATCAGTTGACCATCGGTGATTTCTTCGCATTCACACTGTACATGGGGTTTATGGTGGCGCCCGTTTTCCAGATGGTCAACATCGGCACCCAGATCACCGAGGCTTTCGCCGGCCTCGATCGCATGCACGAAGTGATGGCGGAAGAACCGGAACACATCGATCCTCAGAGGACCGTCTCGATCGGCCGGGTTGCCGGGACGCTCCGTTTCGACGACGTCTCCTTCGAGTACGAGGCCGGCAAGCCCGTTTTACACGGCGTGTCCTTCGATGCGATTCCCGGAACGGTTACCGCGCTGGTCGGTTCATCCGGATCCGGCAAGAGCACAATGATCGGTCTGGTGGCGGCATTCGCAAAGCCCGCTTCCGGCCGCGTCCTGGTGGACGGCCTCGATTTATCGACGGTCCGGCTTGAATCGTACCGGTCTCAGCTGGGCGTCGTCCTTCAGGACAACTTTCTGTTCGACGGGACGATCAAAGAAAACGTCCTTTTCGGCCGCCCCACCGCCTCCGACGAAGAAGTCCTGCGCGCTACGGTGATTGCGCGCGTGGATGAGTTTGTACTCAAGCTGGATAAAGGTCTGGACACCGTCGTCGGCGAGCGCGGCGTCAAGTTGTCCGGCGGCCAGCGCCAGCGCGTGGCGATCGCGCGCGCGATTCTGGCGGACCCGCGCATTCTGATCCTCGATGAAGCGACCTCCAGCCTCGACACCGAGAGTGAAGCCCTGATCCAGGAAGGCCTGGCCGCACTAATGGCCGGGCGTACGACCTTTGTAATTGCACATCGCTTGAGTACTATTCGTAACGCCGATCAGATTCTGGTCCTCGAACACGGTAGGATTGTCGAACGGGGAACGCACCAGCAGTTGCTCGCCCAGGGCGGACGATATTTCGATCTCTATACACGTCAGGCGGGCCTCGAAGCCAACCGCTTCATTAATCCGGGCGAAAAAGCGCCCGAAACCGATGTCGAAAGCCGCCCCGAGCGAAAAAACGGAAGCGAAGGTGTTGGCGGAGTTGCGCGAGATCTGCTTGGCTTTACCCGAGGTTCAAGAAGTTAA
- a CDS encoding MmcQ/YjbR family DNA-binding protein → MALPEVQEVKTWGHPTFKAGTKTFAVLERYNGHLCICFKATLPLQQLLIEDPRFFMTPYIGKQGWVSLIADRPPNWKEVRQLIKESYGLVVTKPKKKRI, encoded by the coding sequence TTGGCTTTACCCGAGGTTCAAGAAGTTAAAACCTGGGGCCATCCGACGTTTAAAGCGGGTACGAAGACCTTTGCCGTCCTGGAGCGCTACAACGGCCACCTGTGCATTTGCTTCAAAGCCACATTGCCCCTGCAGCAACTCCTGATCGAAGACCCGCGTTTCTTCATGACGCCCTACATCGGAAAGCAGGGCTGGGTTTCCCTGATTGCGGATCGCCCGCCGAATTGGAAGGAGGTCAGGCAATTGATTAAGGAGAGTTACGGCCTTGTAGTCACAAAGCCGAAGAAAAAGAGAATCTGA